From the genome of Chiloscyllium punctatum isolate Juve2018m chromosome 13, sChiPun1.3, whole genome shotgun sequence, one region includes:
- the samd8 gene encoding sphingomyelin synthase-related protein 1: MGSQFNIRRWTSKHVAKWLKDEGFSEYVDLLCNKHRLDGIALLTLTEYDLRCPPLELKVLGDIKRLMVSIRKLQKQHKDILVEMGYASDECLAGTVAHASNSSQSRDCQCNGVEHSRDTSVSGGDLRVEQYQNGKYFKYQTRRLDPEFWKTALSSVYVFIVFGFTSIVMVVVHERVPDMQTYPPLPDIFLDSVPRIPWAFAMAEVCGVVLCTIWLLLLLLHKHRSILFRRMCSLMGTVFLLRCVTMFVTSLSVPGHHLQCSGKLYGDVWAKFQRALAIWSGFGMTLTGVHTCGDYMFSGHTVVITMLNFFVTEYTPRSWNFLHTLSWVLNLFGIFFILAAHEHYSIDVFIAFYITTRLFLYYHTLANTRAYQQSRRARIWFPMFSFFECNVNGPVPNEYSWPLSRPRLLKALIG, from the exons ATGGGAAGCCAATTTAATATCAGGCGCTGGACCAGCAAACACGTGGCCAAGTGGCTAAAGGATGAAGGCTTCAGTGAATATGTTGATCTTCTTTGTAATAAGCACAGACTAGATGGTATTGCCTTGTTAACTTTGACTGAATATGATTTACGTTGCCCACCTTTAGAACTAAAAGTGTTGGGTGATATTAAAAGGCTTATGGTATCTATTCGGAAGCTACAAAAGCAGCACAAAGACATTTTGGTAGAGATGGGCTATGCCAGCGATGAATGCCTTGCTGGCACTGTTGCACATGCTAGTAACTCATCACAAAGCAGAGACTGTCAGTGTAATGGTGTGGAACATTCCAGGGACACTAGTGTTTCTGGTGGAGACTTAAGGGTTGAACAATATCAGAATGGCAAATACTTCAAATATCAAACACGAAGACTTGACCCAGAGTTTTGGAAGACAGCTCTGAGTTCTGTTTATGTATTCATAGTCTTTGGGTTTACATCGATTGTCATGGTAGTAGTTCATGAACGTGTGCCTGACATGCAAACGTACCCACCCCTACCAGACATATTCCTGGATAG TGTCCCTAGAATACCCTGGGCTTTCGCAATGGCTGAAGTCTGCGGTGTTGTGCTCTGCACCATTtggttgttgctgttgctgcttcATAAGCATCG GTCTATCTTATTTCGTCGCATGTGCAGCCTGATGGGAACAGTGTTCCTATTGCGTTGTGTTACTATGTTTGTTACCTCACTTTCTGTGCCTGGCCATCATCTGCAGTGTTCTGGAAAA TTGTATGGAGATGTATGGGCCAAGTTTCAACGGGCACTTGCAATTTGGAGTGGTTTTGGAATGACTCTAACAGGCGTGCATACTTGTGGAGACTACATGTTCAGTGGCCACACAGTTGTTATTACCATGCTTAACTTCTTTGTCACAGAAT ATACTCCAAGAAGCTGGAACTTCTTGCACACCTTGTCTTGGGTGTTGAACCTGTTCGGGATCTTCTTTATCCTTGCTGCACATGAACATTATTCAATTGATGTCTTCATCGCATTTTATATTACCACGAGACTCTTTTTGTATTACCACACACTAGCCAATACTCGAGCCTATCAGCAAAGCCGAAGAGCACGGATTTGGTTCCCAATGTTTTCATTCTTTGAATGTAATGTCAATGGCCCTGTACCAAATGAATATAGTTGGCCACTTTCTAGACCGAGATTGTTGAAAGCCCTAATTGGATAA